The following proteins come from a genomic window of Anaerobutyricum hallii:
- the thrS gene encoding threonine--tRNA ligase, with protein MKVLEKNGQVIEGDFDNKEVKEAFWHTSAHVLAQAVKRLYPDTKCAIGPAIDNGFYYDFDFSFSFTEENLAAIEKEMKKIVKQSLPLEVFEVKKEEALSYMKERQEDYKVEMIEELPEDETITFYKQGDYEEFCAGPHVSNTCVIKAIKLLSTAGAYWRGDEKNKMLTRIYGISFPKASELQDYLHMLEEAKKRDHRKLGKELGLFTIMEEGPGFPFFLPKGMVLKNTLIDYWRKIHTREEYQEISTPILLNRQLWETSGHWDHYRENMYTTVIDDMDFAVKPMNCPGGMLVYKMEPRSYKELPLRLGELGLVHRHEKSGQLHGLMRVRCFTQDDAHIFMTEAQIENEIQKVVKLIDEVYKKFGFTYHVELSTRPDDSMGTEEEWEVATNALENAIKAMNIPYEVNEGDGAFYGPKLDFHLQDSIGRTWQCGTIQLDFQLPQRFEAEYIGADGEKHRPIMIHRVVFGSIERFIGILIEHYAGKFPTWLAPVQAKVLPVSDKFAEYAKKVSAELKAKGVRVEMDDRDEKLGYKIRQAQLQKVPYMLIVGEKEQNEGTVSVRKRDVADQNDSPELGAMSVEEFAEIIEKEI; from the coding sequence ATGAAAGTTCTGGAAAAAAATGGACAGGTAATCGAAGGTGATTTTGACAACAAAGAGGTAAAGGAAGCATTTTGGCATACAAGCGCTCATGTGCTGGCACAGGCAGTAAAGAGATTATATCCGGATACAAAGTGTGCGATCGGACCAGCAATTGACAACGGATTTTATTATGATTTTGACTTTTCTTTTTCATTTACAGAAGAGAATCTTGCGGCAATTGAAAAAGAGATGAAAAAGATTGTAAAACAGTCCCTTCCACTGGAAGTTTTTGAAGTGAAAAAAGAAGAAGCTCTTTCCTATATGAAAGAAAGACAGGAAGATTATAAGGTGGAGATGATCGAAGAACTTCCTGAAGATGAGACGATTACATTTTATAAGCAGGGAGATTATGAGGAATTTTGTGCGGGTCCTCACGTATCAAACACCTGTGTTATTAAAGCAATTAAGCTTCTTTCTACAGCAGGTGCATATTGGCGTGGTGATGAGAAAAATAAGATGCTTACAAGGATTTATGGAATTTCTTTTCCAAAAGCATCAGAATTGCAGGATTATCTGCATATGCTTGAGGAAGCGAAAAAGAGAGACCATAGAAAGCTTGGAAAAGAACTTGGCTTATTTACAATTATGGAGGAAGGTCCGGGATTTCCATTTTTCTTACCAAAGGGAATGGTATTGAAAAATACATTAATTGATTACTGGAGAAAGATTCATACAAGAGAAGAGTATCAGGAAATCTCTACACCAATTCTTTTAAACAGACAGCTTTGGGAGACATCCGGACACTGGGATCATTACCGGGAAAATATGTACACAACAGTAATTGACGACATGGATTTTGCTGTAAAACCAATGAACTGTCCAGGTGGAATGCTTGTTTATAAGATGGAGCCTCGTTCTTACAAAGAACTTCCACTTCGTCTTGGGGAACTTGGCCTTGTGCACCGTCACGAAAAGTCCGGACAGCTTCATGGACTGATGCGTGTAAGATGCTTTACACAGGACGATGCCCATATCTTTATGACAGAGGCGCAGATTGAAAATGAAATCCAGAAAGTCGTAAAATTGATTGATGAAGTATATAAGAAATTTGGATTTACTTATCATGTAGAATTATCCACTCGTCCAGATGATAGCATGGGAACAGAAGAAGAGTGGGAAGTAGCAACAAATGCATTGGAAAATGCAATCAAAGCCATGAATATTCCTTACGAAGTAAATGAGGGAGACGGCGCATTCTATGGTCCAAAACTTGACTTCCATTTACAGGATTCTATCGGAAGAACATGGCAGTGCGGAACAATCCAGCTTGACTTCCAGCTTCCACAGAGATTTGAGGCAGAATATATTGGAGCAGACGGAGAAAAACATCGTCCAATCATGATTCACCGTGTTGTATTTGGTTCTATTGAGCGATTTATCGGAATCTTAATTGAACATTATGCAGGAAAGTTCCCAACATGGTTAGCACCGGTACAGGCAAAAGTTCTTCCTGTATCCGACAAATTTGCAGAGTATGCTAAGAAAGTTTCTGCGGAGCTGAAGGCAAAAGGGGTTCGTGTTGAAATGGATGACAGGGATGAGAAACTTGGTTACAAGATCAGACAGGCACAGCTTCAGAAGGTACCATATATGCTGATCGTTGGAGAAAAAGAACAGAATGAAGGAACGGTATCTGTTCGAAAGAGAGATGTAGCAGATCAAAATGACAGTCCGGAATTAGGTGCAATGTCTGTAGAAGAATTTGCCGAGATCATCGAAAAAGAAATTTAA
- a CDS encoding NAD(P)/FAD-dependent oxidoreductase → MSDSIWRSIDTAEKSDYGKMECMEMTDVAIVGGGLCGILCAWFLKDAGVDCILLDKDRIAEGTGKDAMAQVTSQHGLIYSKLLERDGEEKARMYFQANEQAIQKYRELSEQIDCDFEETSSYVYSKNDREKIEKEIDAVDRIGGKADFCETTELPFDISGAVRFPGQAKLNPVKLLNGLVKELEKHQNIHIYEGVEIDDWFRHVIWCGIHVTVADHIICTTHIPFYEKLGKYNRKLHMEESCILALGNAQKMNGMYTDEAQGGLSFRSYGDLLLMTGGMYKPESDREAHEWEKLREAAAMYYPEAKEKASWKVQDCFSLDGIPYIGSYASERKTPGLYVATGFNGWGMTSAMTAAMLLTEIILKDKFVEAKEAVNYSWKEVFSTERKILLPQYFSNIKDTISDRFSFRPQKYKK, encoded by the coding sequence ATGTCAGATTCTATATGGAGGAGTATTGACACAGCAGAAAAATCTGATTATGGAAAGATGGAATGCATGGAAATGACCGATGTAGCGATTGTTGGCGGAGGTTTATGCGGTATACTATGTGCCTGGTTTTTAAAAGATGCAGGAGTAGACTGTATTCTTTTAGATAAAGATCGAATCGCTGAAGGAACAGGGAAAGATGCGATGGCACAGGTAACTTCTCAACATGGTCTGATCTATAGTAAGTTATTAGAACGAGATGGTGAGGAGAAGGCCAGGATGTATTTTCAGGCGAATGAACAGGCAATACAGAAGTATCGGGAACTTTCTGAACAGATTGATTGTGATTTTGAAGAAACGAGTTCTTATGTTTATTCTAAGAATGATAGAGAAAAGATTGAAAAAGAGATTGATGCAGTAGATCGAATTGGCGGGAAGGCAGATTTTTGTGAGACAACAGAATTGCCCTTTGATATATCAGGAGCAGTACGTTTTCCGGGACAGGCCAAGCTAAATCCGGTAAAATTGTTGAATGGTCTTGTAAAAGAACTGGAAAAGCATCAGAATATACATATATATGAAGGTGTAGAGATTGATGACTGGTTCAGGCATGTTATATGGTGTGGAATACACGTTACGGTAGCAGATCATATTATTTGCACAACACATATTCCATTTTATGAGAAGCTTGGCAAGTATAACAGAAAGCTGCATATGGAAGAGTCCTGTATTCTGGCACTGGGGAATGCACAGAAGATGAATGGGATGTATACAGATGAAGCGCAGGGAGGACTCTCTTTTCGAAGTTATGGGGATTTACTTTTAATGACAGGAGGAATGTACAAGCCAGAAAGTGACAGGGAGGCTCATGAATGGGAGAAACTAAGGGAGGCAGCAGCAATGTACTATCCTGAAGCAAAAGAGAAGGCGAGCTGGAAAGTACAGGATTGTTTCAGTTTAGATGGTATACCATATATCGGATCTTATGCTTCTGAAAGAAAAACACCGGGTCTGTATGTGGCAACAGGATTTAATGGTTGGGGAATGACTTCTGCGATGACTGCCGCCATGCTTTTAACGGAAATAATTTTGAAAGATAAGTTTGTAGAAGCGAAAGAGGCTGTCAATTATTCATGGAAAGAAGTGTTTTCTACAGAGCGAAAGATTTTACTTCCACAGTATTTTTCTAATATAAAGGATACGATTTCAGACAGATTTTCATTCAGACCTCAAAAGTATAAAAAATAA
- a CDS encoding SulP family inorganic anion transporter, with protein sequence MKISLFPTLKNYKKEYFGKDLTAGIMIAAVSIPISMGYAEVSGLPAVFGLYGSVLPILFFALFSTSPQFIFGVDAAPAAIAGAALASLGIESGSVDALRYIPVIALFVGLWLLLFYFLKAGKLVTFISTPVMGGFISGIALTIILMQIPKIMGGKSGSGELPELLKHLYETALHINWVSVGLGVGALAILIISKKVMPKFPMAVVIMALGMVSTLVFHVDHYGVALLSKVEPGLPKFIIPSVFHVDLKHAAGRGLMIAVVVMAETLLSENNFASKNGYKIDDNKEILACAAGNIISAFTGSCPVNGSISRTSMNEQFGGRTQAVSITAAISMVMVLLFAAGFIGYLPVPVLTAIVISALMNVVEWHLAVRLFKVSRKEFYIFVAACMAVLFLGTIYGVIIGIILSFVAVVIRETNPTRAFLGGIPGRDGFYDLDKNHYAHPIEHTMIYRFNATLFFANSKLFQEDIENNLKEDIKTVIVDAGTITSIDITAADTILMLKQNLEKKGIAFYITEHMQALNTQFRNLGMGGLIEEGCIRRTITAALLDSGLQKPFPLEGIPANLQESLEELREHAGKLPVHKHNTEKIEKLKKALWLHTLPAEEENTLEEFAWAFGEDTVNEIEKRVHRVIANLHHWPEIKEISEKGLSKQMQAWHNLGAIDEDEVLRRMELHLDELSANLEEDKNKQLIFQMIEKRRHHLEIELKQENPEIWEKLVESRENLERRLQKQNPEAAGKLHELEKKLLI encoded by the coding sequence ATGAAAATTTCTTTATTTCCTACATTAAAGAATTATAAAAAAGAATATTTTGGAAAAGATCTTACAGCTGGAATCATGATTGCGGCTGTTTCTATTCCTATTTCTATGGGGTATGCGGAAGTATCAGGTCTGCCAGCAGTTTTTGGACTGTATGGCTCTGTACTTCCTATTTTATTTTTTGCACTTTTTTCCACTTCTCCTCAGTTTATTTTTGGAGTGGATGCGGCACCGGCGGCCATCGCGGGAGCAGCGCTTGCAAGTCTTGGAATTGAGAGTGGGAGTGTGGATGCACTCCGGTATATTCCAGTTATTGCACTATTCGTTGGTTTATGGCTGCTTTTATTTTATTTTTTGAAAGCAGGTAAGCTCGTTACATTTATTTCTACTCCAGTTATGGGAGGGTTTATCAGCGGAATCGCGTTGACAATTATCTTGATGCAGATTCCAAAGATTATGGGAGGTAAATCCGGTTCTGGTGAACTTCCAGAACTGTTAAAACATTTGTATGAGACAGCATTGCATATAAATTGGGTATCGGTCGGATTAGGTGTCGGAGCGCTGGCAATATTGATTATTTCTAAAAAAGTAATGCCGAAGTTTCCGATGGCAGTTGTGATCATGGCTCTTGGAATGGTTTCTACATTGGTATTTCATGTGGATCATTATGGAGTGGCTTTACTATCGAAAGTAGAGCCAGGACTTCCTAAATTTATTATACCGTCTGTATTTCATGTAGACCTTAAGCATGCAGCAGGTCGTGGCTTGATGATTGCTGTTGTTGTTATGGCAGAAACTTTACTTTCCGAGAATAATTTTGCTTCGAAAAATGGTTATAAAATAGATGATAATAAAGAAATCCTTGCCTGTGCGGCAGGAAATATTATTTCTGCTTTTACAGGAAGCTGTCCGGTAAATGGAAGTATTTCAAGAACATCAATGAATGAACAGTTTGGAGGAAGGACGCAGGCTGTCTCTATTACAGCAGCAATTTCTATGGTAATGGTTCTTTTATTTGCAGCAGGGTTTATAGGATACTTGCCGGTTCCGGTATTGACGGCAATTGTGATCTCTGCATTAATGAATGTTGTAGAATGGCATTTGGCAGTTCGTTTATTTAAAGTAAGTCGAAAAGAATTTTATATTTTTGTAGCAGCCTGCATGGCAGTACTTTTTCTTGGAACAATTTACGGAGTAATTATAGGAATCATTCTATCCTTTGTGGCAGTTGTTATTCGGGAAACGAATCCGACAAGAGCATTTCTTGGAGGTATTCCAGGAAGAGATGGTTTTTATGATTTAGATAAAAATCATTATGCACATCCGATTGAACACACGATGATCTATCGTTTTAATGCAACCCTTTTCTTCGCAAATAGTAAATTATTTCAGGAAGATATCGAAAATAATTTAAAAGAAGACATAAAAACCGTAATCGTAGATGCCGGAACAATTACAAGTATTGATATAACAGCAGCGGATACGATTCTTATGTTAAAACAAAACTTAGAGAAAAAAGGAATTGCATTTTACATTACAGAACATATGCAGGCACTTAATACACAGTTTCGAAATCTTGGAATGGGTGGATTAATAGAAGAAGGGTGTATCAGAAGAACGATTACGGCAGCGCTTCTTGATTCAGGATTACAAAAACCATTTCCACTGGAAGGTATTCCGGCAAATCTGCAGGAAAGCTTAGAAGAATTGCGGGAACATGCAGGAAAACTGCCTGTTCATAAGCATAATACAGAAAAAATAGAAAAATTAAAAAAAGCACTGTGGCTACATACATTACCTGCCGAAGAAGAAAATACACTCGAAGAGTTTGCATGGGCATTTGGTGAAGATACAGTAAATGAAATCGAAAAAAGAGTACATCGGGTAATAGCGAATCTGCATCATTGGCCGGAAATCAAAGAAATTTCGGAAAAAGGTCTTTCAAAACAAATGCAGGCATGGCACAATCTCGGTGCTATTGATGAGGATGAGGTTCTTCGAAGAATGGAACTTCATTTAGATGAACTTTCCGCAAATCTAGAAGAGGATAAAAATAAACAGCTTATATTCCAGATGATCGAAAAACGTCGTCATCATTTGGAGATAGAATTAAAACAAGAAAATCCAGAGATATGGGAAAAGTTAGTAGAAAGCAGAGAGAATTTAGAACGAAGACTGCAAAAACAGAATCCGGAAGCTGCAGGAAAATTACATGAATTAGAGAAAAAATTGCTAATTTGA
- a CDS encoding DUF2798 domain-containing protein — MPKTKLQNVIFTLIMAFVMVYAMVCYNISIDKGGMSNQIFLLAFYEMPIMWPAAFILEFFVVEKLSKFLAFRIVSPTDKPIFIILAISSMIVCLMCPAMSFIATVLFKHPGKEIIAVWLQTTAMNFPMALCWQIFFAGPLVRNVFGKFVK; from the coding sequence ATGCCAAAAACAAAGTTACAGAACGTTATTTTCACCCTCATCATGGCTTTTGTCATGGTCTATGCTATGGTTTGTTACAACATTTCTATTGATAAGGGAGGTATGAGCAACCAGATTTTCTTACTCGCATTTTATGAGATGCCGATTATGTGGCCTGCAGCATTTATTTTAGAATTTTTTGTTGTAGAGAAATTATCTAAATTTCTTGCATTTCGTATTGTATCCCCAACAGATAAACCGATTTTTATCATACTGGCAATTTCATCAATGATTGTTTGTCTGATGTGTCCGGCAATGAGTTTTATTGCAACGGTATTATTTAAACATCCGGGAAAAGAAATTATAGCTGTCTGGTTACAGACAACTGCAATGAACTTCCCAATGGCACTGTGCTGGCAGATTTTCTTTGCAGGACCATTGGTGAGAAATGTATTTGGAAAGTTTGTTAAATAG
- a CDS encoding OPT family oligopeptide transporter codes for MKENKNDFKPYIPADQVVPEFTVTALILGILLAVIFGAANAYLGLRVGMTVSASIPAAVLSMGIIRIILRKNSILENNLVQTIGSAGESVAAGAIFTLPALFLWAKEGKIDSPSILTIFLVALVGGILGVCFMVPLRQALIVEEHGVLPFPEGTACAEVLLAGEEGGNKAGIVFSGLGIAAIYKFIADGVKLFPSEIGYDIQAYAGSSVGIQVLPALAGVGYICGPQISKYMFAGGTLSWFVLMPMIALFGKDATIFPGSEVISTLAPGSLWGTYIKYIGAGAVAAGGIMSLIKTSPLIVRTFKQAMGSMAKNRATADASRTQRDLPMPIILGIIAVIAVTIWLLPIFPVSFLGAVLVVIFGFFFATVSARMVGLIGSSNNPVSGMAIATLIISTLILKATGTTGTTGMIGSICIGSIICIVAAISGDTSQDLKTGFIVGATPKLQQIGEMVGVIASSAAIGYVLYLLNAAWGFGSNEIPAPQATMMKMLVEGIMNAELPWALILVGVFIAIVVEILGIPVLPFAVGMYLPFSLSAGIMAGGVVRWILERRKAANESEEKEKKACIERGTLFTSGLIAGEGLMGVILAICAVAKVDSKFVSPVALPQIASLVIFIILLAYLYFLCVKKNNKTN; via the coding sequence ATGAAGGAAAACAAAAACGATTTTAAACCGTATATTCCTGCGGACCAGGTAGTTCCGGAATTTACAGTCACAGCCTTAATTCTTGGTATTTTACTTGCAGTTATTTTTGGTGCTGCTAACGCATATCTTGGACTTCGAGTTGGTATGACCGTTTCCGCATCTATTCCTGCAGCCGTACTTTCCATGGGTATTATTCGTATCATTCTTCGTAAGAATTCTATCTTGGAAAACAACCTTGTTCAGACAATCGGTTCAGCCGGTGAGTCTGTTGCTGCCGGAGCAATCTTTACTCTCCCTGCTTTATTCTTATGGGCAAAAGAAGGTAAGATTGATTCTCCTAGTATTTTAACTATCTTTTTAGTTGCACTTGTTGGTGGTATCCTTGGTGTCTGTTTCATGGTTCCACTTCGTCAGGCTCTTATCGTTGAAGAACATGGTGTTCTTCCTTTCCCTGAAGGAACTGCTTGTGCAGAGGTTCTCCTTGCCGGAGAAGAAGGTGGTAACAAAGCTGGTATCGTATTCTCCGGTCTTGGTATCGCTGCTATTTACAAATTCATCGCTGATGGAGTTAAACTTTTCCCTAGTGAAATTGGTTATGATATTCAGGCATATGCCGGTTCTTCCGTAGGTATTCAGGTTCTTCCTGCTCTTGCCGGCGTTGGTTACATCTGTGGACCTCAGATTTCAAAATATATGTTCGCAGGTGGTACTTTAAGCTGGTTTGTACTCATGCCTATGATCGCATTATTCGGTAAAGATGCTACAATCTTCCCTGGAAGTGAAGTAATTTCTACTCTTGCTCCAGGATCATTATGGGGAACTTATATCAAGTACATTGGTGCCGGTGCTGTTGCAGCTGGTGGTATCATGAGCTTAATCAAGACTTCTCCACTCATTGTCCGTACATTTAAACAGGCAATGGGCAGCATGGCTAAAAACCGAGCTACTGCTGATGCTTCCCGTACACAGCGCGACTTACCAATGCCGATCATTCTTGGTATTATCGCTGTTATCGCTGTTACCATCTGGTTACTTCCAATTTTCCCTGTAAGTTTCCTCGGTGCAGTTCTCGTTGTTATATTCGGATTCTTCTTTGCAACTGTTTCCGCCCGTATGGTTGGATTAATCGGTTCTTCTAACAACCCAGTTTCCGGTATGGCAATCGCTACTTTAATTATTTCTACTTTAATTTTAAAAGCTACAGGAACTACAGGAACTACAGGTATGATCGGTTCCATCTGTATCGGTAGTATTATCTGTATCGTTGCTGCTATTTCCGGCGATACTTCACAGGATTTAAAGACAGGTTTCATCGTAGGTGCTACACCTAAACTTCAGCAGATTGGTGAAATGGTTGGTGTTATCGCTTCCTCCGCTGCAATCGGATATGTTTTATATCTGTTAAATGCTGCATGGGGATTCGGTTCTAACGAGATTCCTGCTCCACAGGCTACTATGATGAAGATGCTCGTTGAAGGTATCATGAATGCAGAACTTCCATGGGCATTGATCCTTGTTGGTGTATTTATCGCTATCGTTGTTGAGATTCTTGGTATTCCAGTACTTCCATTTGCCGTTGGTATGTACCTTCCATTCTCACTGAGTGCTGGTATTATGGCAGGTGGGGTTGTCCGTTGGATTCTTGAACGCCGTAAAGCAGCGAATGAAAGCGAAGAAAAAGAAAAGAAAGCTTGCATCGAACGTGGAACATTATTTACTTCCGGTCTGATTGCCGGAGAGGGACTCATGGGAGTTATCCTTGCTATTTGTGCGGTAGCAAAAGTTGACTCTAAGTTTGTTTCCCCTGTTGCCCTTCCACAGATTGCCAGCTTAGTTATTTTCATCATTTTACTTGCTTATTTATACTTCTTATGTGTAAAAAAGAACAACAAAACTAATTAA
- a CDS encoding PqqD family protein has protein sequence MTKQKIDKNYLDYIPVKNPDIEYETNEKGTITVFIRWEGFFNKIAQKFFHRPKVSSIDLDDYGSFVWGIIDDKKDIYTLSKELDQKFPNMEKSLSRLIKFLEILKDHHLITYSEKKSNSNIKTC, from the coding sequence ATGACTAAACAGAAAATAGATAAAAACTATCTTGACTATATTCCTGTCAAAAACCCTGATATAGAATATGAAACAAACGAAAAAGGAACTATCACTGTTTTTATCCGCTGGGAAGGTTTCTTTAATAAGATTGCTCAGAAATTTTTTCACCGCCCAAAAGTAAGTTCCATCGATCTTGATGATTACGGAAGCTTTGTCTGGGGCATCATCGATGACAAAAAGGATATTTACACACTTTCAAAAGAACTCGATCAAAAGTTCCCTAACATGGAAAAGTCCCTGTCCCGTCTCATTAAGTTCTTAGAAATATTAAAAGATCATCATTTAATCACTTATTCCGAAAAAAAGAGCAATTCAAACATAAAAACTTGCTAG
- a CDS encoding 50S ribosomal protein L25: MNTLSAEKRDMQIKAKKLRREGFVTGNVFGKNMEGSMPLKIEKKEAERILRTCNKGSQLKLTVDGETMPVLLKEIDYNPMKHEIVEMDFQALVKGEKVHSVAEVVLLNHDKVKSGVVELLLEEISYEALPEDLVEKVEIDLTGKQAGDTIRVADLPIATTEGIHLKTNPEETVVQVTEVHNEVPEDEETETEEE; the protein is encoded by the coding sequence ATGAATACTTTAAGTGCTGAAAAAAGAGATATGCAAATCAAGGCAAAAAAGCTTAGAAGGGAAGGATTTGTTACAGGCAATGTGTTCGGTAAGAACATGGAAGGCTCCATGCCGCTGAAAATTGAGAAAAAAGAGGCAGAAAGAATCTTAAGAACCTGTAATAAGGGAAGTCAGTTAAAACTCACTGTTGATGGAGAGACAATGCCAGTCTTATTAAAAGAGATTGACTATAATCCAATGAAACATGAGATTGTGGAGATGGATTTCCAGGCATTAGTAAAGGGTGAGAAAGTACATTCTGTAGCAGAGGTTGTACTTTTAAATCACGATAAGGTAAAATCTGGTGTTGTAGAATTATTATTAGAAGAAATCAGTTATGAAGCATTACCGGAGGATCTGGTTGAAAAAGTTGAGATTGACTTAACTGGTAAACAGGCTGGTGATACAATCAGAGTTGCAGATTTACCAATTGCAACTACAGAAGGCATTCATCTGAAAACGAATCCGGAGGAAACTGTTGTACAGGTAACAGAAGTACACAATGAAGTTCCGGAAGATGAAGAAACAGAAACGGAAGAAGAATAG
- a CDS encoding Crp/Fnr family transcriptional regulator — MDFYKLSKTVLFQGATPEETEQMLSCLKAGKRKYKKEEMIYRAGEVVSCVGVVLSGSVLIENDDIWGNRSVLERAGEGEIFAETYASIPDQKMIVNVIAAEDTEILFLNVGKMLHICSNSCIFHNKLIENLLQVSAQKNLALSRRIFNTSSKSIRGRLLSYLSNQAVLCNSKEFDIPFNRQQLADYLSVDRSALSKELGKMSKEGLVYVKKNHFRLLSVQELFEGES; from the coding sequence ATGGATTTTTATAAATTATCAAAAACAGTGCTTTTCCAGGGGGCAACGCCGGAAGAAACAGAGCAGATGTTGTCCTGCTTAAAGGCGGGCAAACGCAAATATAAAAAGGAAGAAATGATTTACCGGGCTGGTGAAGTCGTATCCTGTGTCGGCGTTGTTTTATCAGGAAGTGTTTTAATAGAAAATGATGATATTTGGGGAAATCGCAGCGTGTTAGAGCGGGCAGGTGAAGGAGAAATCTTTGCAGAAACCTATGCCAGTATCCCAGACCAGAAAATGATAGTCAATGTCATTGCTGCAGAAGATACAGAAATTTTATTTTTAAATGTGGGAAAAATGCTTCACATCTGCTCTAATTCCTGCATTTTCCATAATAAACTCATAGAAAATCTTTTACAGGTTTCCGCACAGAAAAATCTCGCCCTGTCCCGAAGAATTTTTAACACTTCCTCCAAATCTATCCGGGGAAGACTGTTATCCTATTTATCTAATCAGGCAGTATTATGTAACAGTAAAGAATTTGATATACCATTTAACCGCCAGCAGCTTGCAGACTACTTAAGCGTAGACCGTTCCGCCCTCTCAAAAGAACTTGGTAAAATGTCCAAAGAAGGATTGGTTTATGTGAAAAAGAATCATTTTCGTCTATTATCTGTGCAGGAATTATTTGAAGGAGAGTCTTAG
- a CDS encoding cupin domain-containing protein yields the protein MAYIKNISHEEVLHLADQVSADKGQIVSKTLAQNDHVSVTLFAFSKDEEIATHDSTGDAMVLVLEGTGQFTVDGKEYILQAGDTLVMPAKKPHSVYAKEDFKWLLTVVFPS from the coding sequence ATGGCTTATATCAAAAATATTTCACATGAAGAAGTTTTACATCTTGCTGACCAGGTTTCTGCCGATAAAGGACAGATTGTCAGCAAAACATTAGCACAGAATGACCATGTAAGTGTGACACTTTTCGCATTTTCCAAAGATGAAGAAATCGCTACACATGATTCTACTGGTGATGCAATGGTTCTCGTTCTTGAAGGAACCGGTCAGTTCACTGTTGATGGCAAAGAATATATTTTACAGGCAGGAGATACCCTCGTTATGCCAGCGAAAAAACCTCATTCTGTTTACGCAAAAGAAGACTTTAAGTGGCTTCTCACTGTTGTATTTCCTTCATAA